The following proteins are encoded in a genomic region of Longimicrobiaceae bacterium:
- a CDS encoding response regulator, with product MSDSTKTVLLVEDNEDNRTVYRTILEHFGYTVIEARNGEDGIRMAREDHPDLILMDISIPLIDGWEATKILKGEEATAGIPIIALTAHALATDRAKAAEVGCDGYLAKPCEPRRVVAEVQKFIGEGREVRA from the coding sequence ATGTCGGACTCCACCAAGACGGTCCTGCTCGTAGAGGACAACGAAGACAACCGGACCGTCTACCGGACGATCCTGGAGCACTTCGGCTACACGGTGATCGAGGCGCGCAACGGCGAGGACGGCATCCGCATGGCCCGCGAGGACCACCCGGACCTGATCCTGATGGACATCTCGATCCCGCTGATCGACGGCTGGGAGGCCACCAAGATCCTCAAGGGCGAGGAGGCCACGGCCGGCATCCCCATCATCGCGCTGACGGCGCACGCCCTGGCCACGGACCGGGCCAAGGCGGCCGAGGTGGGCTGCGACGGCTACCTGGCCAAGCCCTGCGAGCCGCGCCGCGTGGTGGCCGAGGTGCAGAAGTTCATCGGGGAAGGCCGGGAGGTCAGGGCTTGA
- a CDS encoding diguanylate cyclase, with product MSDAAQAAPEPTRILVVDDIPDNVDILQTRLLSRGYEVTTASNGQEALEAVYVSAPHLILCDVMMPLMDGYEVSRRIKNDESLPFIPIILVTAKDTTQDKVEGLEAGADDYISKPYNFQELEARVKAMLRIKRLQDELDQKNRELEVANKRLKTLAITDGLTGLFNHRHVHELLHEEFERSKRTGEPVGLAMLDLDKFKAVNDTYGHPTGDVILYETARILRETAREIDMVGRYGGEEFIAILPNTSEEHAAQFAERVRTAVAEHVYRDEATEVRMTVSSGVASFPGPGLDAPEALLKRADEALYQAKEGGRNRVVRASELPPQA from the coding sequence TTGAGCGATGCGGCACAGGCCGCCCCGGAGCCCACGCGCATCCTGGTGGTCGACGACATCCCCGACAACGTGGACATCCTGCAGACGCGCCTTCTCTCGCGCGGGTACGAGGTGACCACGGCATCGAACGGGCAGGAGGCGCTGGAGGCGGTGTACGTGAGCGCGCCCCACCTGATCCTCTGCGACGTGATGATGCCGCTGATGGACGGCTACGAGGTTTCGCGCCGCATCAAGAACGACGAGTCGCTGCCGTTCATCCCCATCATCCTGGTGACGGCCAAGGACACCACCCAGGACAAGGTGGAGGGCCTGGAGGCGGGCGCCGACGACTACATCAGCAAGCCGTACAACTTCCAGGAGCTCGAGGCGCGGGTGAAGGCCATGCTCCGCATCAAGCGCCTGCAGGACGAGCTGGACCAGAAGAACCGCGAGCTGGAGGTGGCGAACAAGCGCCTCAAGACGCTCGCCATCACCGACGGCCTCACGGGCCTGTTCAACCACCGCCACGTGCACGAGCTGCTGCACGAGGAGTTCGAGCGCTCCAAGCGCACGGGCGAGCCGGTGGGCCTGGCCATGCTGGACCTGGACAAGTTCAAGGCGGTCAACGACACGTACGGCCACCCCACGGGCGACGTGATCCTGTACGAGACCGCGCGCATATTGCGCGAGACGGCCCGCGAGATCGACATGGTGGGGCGCTACGGCGGCGAGGAGTTCATCGCCATCCTGCCCAACACCAGCGAGGAGCACGCGGCCCAGTTCGCCGAGCGCGTGCGCACGGCGGTGGCGGAGCACGTGTACCGCGACGAGGCGACCGAGGTGCGCATGACGGTCTCGTCGGGCGTGGCGTCGTTCCCCGGCCCCGGCCTGGACGCCCCCGAGGCGCTGCTGAAGCGCGCCGACGAGGCGCTGTACCAGGCCAAGGAGGGCGGCCGCAACCGCGTGGTGCGCGCGTCGGAGCTCCCTCCCCAGGCATGA